The DNA sequence CGCCAGGTGCTACACGAAAAGCAGGGCTGATTACTTTGTAAAGAGATGTTCCAGTAAAATAAAACCCCATTCCTTGCTCTGCCCTAGCCTCTGGCTTGTTCGGCCTTTTAGTAGAAGAGGGGACCAGGTACCTGTGAAGCTCGCCACGGTTCTACAGCACGTCCGCAATAGGTAACTGTCTCTGGGAAGATGCTGGAGCTGCACCCCAGCACCCGTGGGTCCCCTTGCCCCATGCGGCTGGTCCGCAGCAGGGCCTTGCACAAACCCAGCCCCCGTGCCtgccacagagctgctgctcccagcccccacAGGGATGTCCCCAGCTTTGCTTGAGGGCACTGAGGCTCCCCCTCAGCAGGGCACCACTGGGGGACAAGTTCCTGTTGTTCTGCAGTGGCTCCCCGTTGCTATCTGCACAGGCACCAGCTGAGCTTCATCTTGATACGTCTCCTTCACTGCCGTTTCAGTTCAGATGTTCTTTCCTTGAAATGAAGGGGCAGAGGAGGGACATGCTGTCCTGCAACATTTGTCATCTCTTTCCTGCAGATCGAGACCACAAGTTACTTGAATCTGCCTGATAGCTGCCAAGTGCTGGCCTTGGAAGGACCGGGGAGGTGCAGGGGCCAGCAGCCACCTCCTGGACCCTCTGCCAGAGCTGTGGCCATGCAGGTGTCCTCAGATGCTGAGATGAAGCAGCTCCATAAAAGAAGCCGCAAAGccctctgcagcctgcaggaagGCAAGAGTGCCATTGCAGACAGGGGCACCCAGAGATGAGCAGCTTGCAGCATGGCAGGGCACCTGGGCACTCTTGCCCTGCTCCCAGGAGGGTGTCAGGCTCCAGGACAGCTCTGGAGATGGAGGGGTGGGgggtctggctgcagcagccacagccacaCCCCACCTCCCTTTGGTGCTGCTCACTGTCCTGTCCCAATGCCCTGAGAAACATCAGTGGGAGCAGCTGTGCAAGGGTTCCCTGCACCAGGCCAGGTTCAGGCAGCTCAGCATCATGCTTAGCTGCTGCATCATGCTGCTTCAGCTCAGCATCACATGCAGGAAAGAGGCCAAGAAGAAGGCAAGAAAGCAACCCTTTCCCTGGCCAGCCTCTGGCAGCATCAGGCAGTCAGCAGATGATGCATCCGGACCACTGCAATTAACAGTTGTCAACAGATTTATCATTCACAAAATCTCTCTCATACCTGTCTAAACTTATTTATATGTTTGACCTTCAAGCTCTACCCAGTGGCAGGTACAGCCTGCTGACTCCAATGCAAGCTACTTGTGTAGGCAGCGTGACAGAAGTAGTTTTATTTAccaagtaatttttaaaagctggaCCTTACACATTTCTAATTTTTGCCCAGCCAAACTCCATGCAACTGATGGAAAAAAGAACCATGGAAAGAGAGACGCAAATGCATTTTGAACAGAGAAGCGTTAGGGCAAAGCTGGAGGTGCTGTAGGGGACAGCAGGTTACATCACTGGGCAGGCATCACAGGCTGCAACTCCTGCACTTGAGTTCTGATCAGCCCTGGGGGAGTGACAGCAAGCTACGAATGCAAGATAAAACATCAATGATTTCAGTTGAGGttttcctgcagtgctgctgcacagccccgATTAAAACTTGTATTTACAGACATTCTGATTAAGTGGGTGAAGCTCTGTGGGGAGCTCTgtcccccagcctccctccccacacacaTCCTGTCCCCACTGCATGGCCTGGTGGGGCACCAGCCAGGGCGTCCAACCACCCCCAGGTGTTTTTCTGCTCCAGGAAGGGTGGAGTTGTGCCGCTTCAGATATGACTGATTGCTCCTGACGGTTGGTTGCAGATGCTTGCTCTGGTCTCTTGCAGCAGGTCATCCTCCCGGTGGCACATCCCATCCCTAGTGCAGCGGGGtactgccaggagctggggagggagccaCAGCAGGGCCCCCCAGCTGGGAGACACCGAGCCCAAGAGACCAGCCCTTAGGCAGGATCGTCTCAGCCACAGTTGTTGTTCACTGAAATTCAGTGGGTGGGTCTCTGTAGGAATAGAGTTCACTGCAGTGAGCCTCTGCatttgaaggaaaacaagaacatgAAAGAGAAAGTTTTGCTATCGTCTTGTCTTGACCACATTAATGACCTTAAAAGGCAAagtttggttgatttttttttttctttaagtggtttttctttaaaagcttgACTTTCCTAAAAGCAAAAAACTTtaagcagaaagcaaacagctgCATAAAACGCTTCTCCACTCAAAAACCTTGCCTGGGAGTCACCCCAGTGACCCACATCACCCGTGGACCAGCTCAGCCCATCTCCCACGGTGTCACACCTTTCTCTCCTCTGTGCCGGGTTTGTGATTGTGACCCCTTGGATGATTCACAACGCAAGGCCCCGGGCATTTCCAACCCTCATGTCCCGTGGGGCGGCAGCTTCAGAGCCACGcgtcccccagcacccctccCTCCAGTGTGAGCTCGCTCGCACAGCTGCCACCTCCcaagccctgccccagccactGCGCGAGGGAACGGCCGGGGAGGGCTCGGGGCAAACAgtggggcacagcagggtgctggcaggcgCGCAGCCCAGGCTCCACACAGAGGAAACGGGGCTGGTCTGACACCCAAGGTGGTGGCAGTCCCTCTGGTCTGCCTGCCCCTGAGCCTCAGACGCTTTTGTGTTGGAGCAAAGGTCGAGAGTTCTTGAAAGCCTGTGAGCATGGAAAAGACACCTTCAGTGACTGGCGCTCCTTGCTCTTTATCTCCCATGTCGATAAAGATCTTTTCTTTAGCATCTAATTTTCTCTCATGCCCCTTCCAGTAAAGGGTCCTGTTATGACTACAGAATGCAACATGCAATCTCTTCTCAGCAGAGCAGGCACTTCACACAGAATTAACCCTAACAGATTTATGCCTTGCACACAATAGCCCAGGCAAGCTCCAGGGAGCATGGAACAATGCAACAAAGTGGGACAACCTCACAGGAGGGGAAAATGAAGGTAGTTAAGGGCTAGGAAGAGCAATCAGGAAGGACAACTTTAAACAATGCAGGACTGTATGGCAGAGTTCTCTCCGAGATTGCAGCCTGTGAGTCAGGCAGTTCTTCATGCAAGTCATAGGCTCAGCTGCCATCATAGGACACACTTGGAAAGCTGAAGGCCAGAAGGAAACTGCCCACAGCCACCAGCCGAGGCCATGAAAGAGCCAGAAGTAGGAAGAACATAGGTGTCCTGAGCATCAGGCCCATGCCTCTCATACAGTGATTTGGTCACCTCTTTGAACAAGGGTCACCTGTGGCAGTCTGATGACGGTCTCTATTGAGGACTACAGCCAGGAAGGGGTGAGTGCAGCATGACTGGTGCTCAGCTGAGCATTTAGCCAAATCACCCCTTGCTAGGGGCAAGCTGAAGACAGCAATTGCAGCATGGTTTGCAGGTGATTTCAGGCCAGGGAACGAGGGGAGCAGTGAATCCAGAGCAGGATGGATGAAGCCTCCTGAACAGGTGTGCTAGTGGCCAGAccagctgcagaggcagcaccTGCAGTCATTGAACTGGACAAGAAAGTGTGAAACGACCTGACCCCTCCTGGAGCACGTGCCAGGAGCTAGAGGAGGTGCAGTAGGAGACAGCCTGATTGACAGAGCTGGAGGACACCATGCTTTGAAACAGCCAGATGTGATCTGTCCTGCAACCAAACTGGGGAAGAAATGCTAAATCACACCCTGGAGATCCCCTTGGACACCTCTCCCGGCTGGCACCACTGTGGCTTTGGCACCATTCTGCACTCTGCCCTGGCCTTTCTGTCTTGCATATCGCTCACTGATCACAGCCTCTGAACACGCAGGCATGTGAGCAGGCCAGGCAGCAGAGATGCAGATAGACCGTCAGGGTTACTGCACTGCTCTGATTAGCACAATCAGGCCATCGCACATGGTTTCCTGGCTGCTGGTACAGCTGGTCCCAGGGTATAAAGCCAGCCCTTGGGCACAGGGATGCTAAGACTTCCACAtagcctggcagcagcacccagtggTGGGAGATGTGCCagtcccagctgctcctggccctgctgctgctgttctgcccGTGGGCTGATACCAGTAAGCTGGGGTACTGCGAGGGTCtgtgcaggaggctgctggtCTGGGCTGTGGCCTCAGCAGCTCACTCTGCAGTGGGATGTCTTTCAGGTGCTCTATGGGGTCAGATTGTGGGAGGCCATGAGGCTCAGCCCCACTCCCACCCTTACATGGCATACCTGAAGATAGGGAAGTTCGCCTGCGGAGGCTTCCTGGTGGCCCCTGACTGGGTGATGACAGCTGCACACTGCATGGGGTGAGTACCTTGTACAGGAGCTTTGCCCACCTCTTTCTCCCCTAACCAGAGAGGTCCATCACTAGAGTCATCTTGGAGCTGGTTCCTCTTTCTCCTGCACCTAGCAGCTCTCTCCACCTGCCTGAGAAAGGGCAGGGAAGCAAGTGTGACCCAGcctcttttcctcctctctcttctGCTGCCGTGGTCAGGAATGCCACAGTCATCCTGGGGGCTCACAACATCTATGAACCAGAAACAACGCAACAGGTCCGTGGAGTTCTCAGATACCACCGGCACCCTGAGTACGACCCCAGAACCGTGTCTAACGACATCATGCTGCTCAAGGCAAGGCAGGCCTGCAGGGTGGAGGTGGGCTGTGGGCATAGCAGGGGCTGAGCAGAGCACCATCATGCTGTTGGCTTCTCCTGCAAGCCATCACCTTCTTCTGCCATGGGTGCTGGATTGGGAGGGACCCAGGAGGGAAGCATGGGCAGGGCTTGTGTCTCATGCCATCTTCGCAGCACCTCACCAGTACTTGCGGTGCTGTACGCCCCTCTGCACCTCCTCTGTCTCTGCGGGTGGAGTGTCCTCCAGCTGCTCACAGCCTTCTCCAAAAGCTTTGCTCTCTCCCAGCTGACAGCAAAGGCCACACTCAACAGCTACGTCAAAACCATCCCCCTGCCCAAGACCAGCGGCTACCTCCCCACAGGCACCAAGTGCAGCATAGCTGGTTGGGGCCTGATCGACAAGGACCAGGAAACCAGCAAGCTCTTTGAAACCAAAGTCACCATCTACAGCCGCAGGAAGTGCATCCACTTCTATCCACACCTCAATGCTGGCATGGTGTGTGCCGGCAGCTTCCACGAGCTGAGGGACTCCAGCCAGGTACAGCTGAGGGGCTCAGccacaggg is a window from the Anas platyrhynchos isolate ZD024472 breed Pekin duck chromosome 29, IASCAAS_PekinDuck_T2T, whole genome shotgun sequence genome containing:
- the LOC101802752 gene encoding mast cell protease 1A, translated to MCQSQLLLALLLLFCPWADTSALWGQIVGGHEAQPHSHPYMAYLKIGKFACGGFLVAPDWVMTAAHCMGNATVILGAHNIYEPETTQQVRGVLRYHRHPEYDPRTVSNDIMLLKLTAKATLNSYVKTIPLPKTSGYLPTGTKCSIAGWGLIDKDQETSKLFETKVTIYSRRKCIHFYPHLNAGMVCAGSFHELRDSSQGDSGGPLVCNKVARGIVSFGHDNPPGVYTRISNYLPWIKKTMKK